A single window of Nocardioides kongjuensis DNA harbors:
- the mftM gene encoding mycofactocin oligosaccharide methyltransferase MftM, producing the protein MTITATAPIDPLGCRRPGVYSDALVEVCRNAVVPQGATRTSSFTLWRERNRIHLVHDLPDHLVDNDLAGLLARELFAPGWLEGSELFERLMTGVVVSTSPDPLTAWTLFYRNTLARLVGTAASTGAEPQRDRTFVEGSLAGYAPVYRHAHELIEPGSMLELGSCFGFFSLLGARRLDVTASDVSANTVRLLARVAPRLGLRLDTVVCDAARVPRPDASFDTVVALHLLEHMPPEHGRAVLHEMQRVARRRVVVAVPYEDEPTAAYGHVRTFTPAELADLGRRSGWQWQTHDHHGGWLVLDRS; encoded by the coding sequence ATGACCATCACTGCCACCGCCCCCATCGACCCGCTCGGCTGCCGGCGCCCGGGGGTCTACTCGGACGCGCTCGTCGAGGTCTGCCGCAACGCGGTGGTTCCGCAGGGCGCGACCCGGACCTCCTCCTTCACCCTGTGGCGCGAGCGCAACCGCATCCACCTGGTCCACGACCTGCCCGACCACCTCGTCGACAACGACCTCGCCGGCCTCCTCGCCCGCGAGCTCTTCGCGCCGGGCTGGCTGGAGGGGAGCGAGCTTTTCGAGCGGCTGATGACCGGCGTCGTGGTCAGCACCTCGCCGGACCCGCTGACCGCGTGGACGCTCTTCTACCGAAACACCCTCGCCCGTCTCGTCGGCACCGCGGCGTCGACCGGTGCCGAGCCCCAGCGCGATCGCACCTTCGTCGAGGGTTCGCTCGCCGGCTACGCACCCGTCTACCGCCACGCCCACGAGCTGATCGAGCCGGGCTCGATGCTCGAGCTGGGCAGCTGCTTCGGCTTCTTCAGCCTCCTCGGCGCCCGTCGTCTCGACGTCACCGCGAGCGATGTCAGCGCCAACACCGTGCGCCTGCTCGCCCGTGTCGCCCCGCGGCTCGGGCTGCGGCTCGACACCGTCGTCTGCGACGCGGCCCGCGTGCCGCGACCCGACGCCTCCTTCGACACCGTCGTCGCACTCCACCTGCTGGAGCACATGCCGCCCGAGCACGGGCGCGCGGTCCTCCACGAGATGCAGCGGGTGGCCCGGCGCCGGGTCGTCGTCGCGGTCCCCTACGAGGACGAGCCCACCGCGGCCTACGGCCACGTGCGGACCTTCACCCCCGCCGAGCTCGCCGACCTGGGGCGGCGCAGCGGCTGGCAGTGGCAGACGCACGACCACCACGGCGGGTGGCTGGTCCTCGACCGTTCCTAG
- a CDS encoding MadR family response regulator transcription factor, giving the protein MSATTIESSRAAERPDTIGVVLVDDHAIVRQGLRSVLEREADLSVVGEAATPAQAVAVVAAARPDVVLLDLRLSPSSDNEGIELCTRLHQAHPELALLVLTTVIDDQLVLEAIHQGARGYVVKEVDTSELVRAIRAVHRGDSAFDSRSAAAMVRGINAETAAENRRLTDREQDVLRLLARGMSNRDIGRQLFISDTTAKFHVSNIMRKLQVSRRAEAVYVASKDGLI; this is encoded by the coding sequence ATGAGTGCGACAACCATCGAGTCCTCCCGGGCCGCCGAGCGTCCGGACACCATCGGTGTCGTCCTCGTCGACGACCACGCGATCGTCCGCCAGGGCCTGCGCTCGGTGCTGGAGCGGGAGGCGGACCTGAGCGTCGTGGGCGAGGCGGCGACGCCGGCCCAGGCGGTGGCCGTCGTCGCCGCGGCCCGGCCCGACGTGGTGCTGCTCGACCTGCGGCTCTCCCCGTCGAGCGACAACGAGGGCATCGAGCTGTGCACCCGCCTGCACCAGGCGCACCCCGAGCTGGCGCTGCTCGTCCTCACCACGGTCATCGACGACCAGCTCGTCCTCGAGGCCATCCACCAAGGTGCCCGCGGCTACGTCGTCAAGGAGGTCGACACCTCCGAGCTGGTTCGCGCGATCCGCGCCGTCCACCGCGGGGACAGCGCCTTCGACTCGCGCAGTGCGGCCGCGATGGTCCGGGGGATCAACGCCGAGACGGCCGCCGAGAACCGTCGGCTGACCGATCGCGAGCAGGACGTCCTGCGGCTGCTCGCGCGGGGGATGTCCAACCGGGACATCGGACGGCAGCTGTTCATCTCCGACACGACCGCGAAGTTCCACGTCAGCAACATCATGCGCAAGCTGCAGGTCAGCCGCCGTGCCGAAGCGGTCTACGTCGCGAGCAAGGACGGCCTGATCTGA
- a CDS encoding sensor histidine kinase, with the protein MQGTDRVGADPADLPQPPDLAALTGVRSGKQTYYSAYQRSNERLQRTVTAMDSISRALVHPVEGPRALLEKIVRVAAVHLDARWTVLALGSHALASTRPRFLAVDAAGQVSDALDDLPGEARRAIAEIGNGELPPRAVDSPTRVVVPMLINGSVLGGLAAAPRRDLPLEPPDLSVLHILANLAAVSLHTGDLYRTGLAQQRRAQQLFDEVSEQSRTLSLRTEELRAAEQRLRVADQRELLERERRRIALELHDSVAQTVLSAGLVVEVLRGEFGCGAGPRGPVVPELDRARDLMAKATEQLRSVIYALHHERVAEDVASLPELLAEVAAQHRPHLSVRLRLEGSPVPLGTAAEHALARTAGEALFNVAMHANAARALVRLRYLEDSVVLRISDDGDGDPAAMRRTMRLARRGAADGRHRGLVGMALRAEGLGGSLSIRRSRAGGVAIESRVPLSGAVQGAVPAFEETNT; encoded by the coding sequence GTGCAGGGGACGGACCGGGTGGGTGCCGACCCGGCCGACCTGCCCCAGCCGCCGGACCTGGCCGCACTGACCGGGGTCCGGTCGGGCAAGCAGACCTACTACTCGGCGTACCAGCGCTCGAACGAGCGTCTCCAGCGCACGGTGACGGCGATGGACTCGATCTCGCGGGCCCTGGTCCATCCGGTCGAAGGACCACGGGCCCTGCTGGAGAAGATCGTCCGGGTGGCCGCGGTCCACCTCGATGCACGGTGGACCGTGCTCGCGCTGGGCTCGCACGCGCTTGCGTCGACCCGGCCGCGCTTCCTCGCAGTGGATGCCGCCGGCCAGGTCAGCGACGCTCTCGACGACCTGCCGGGAGAGGCACGCCGCGCCATCGCAGAGATCGGCAACGGCGAGCTTCCTCCTCGCGCCGTCGACAGCCCCACGAGGGTGGTGGTCCCGATGCTCATCAACGGCAGCGTCCTGGGCGGCCTGGCTGCCGCGCCCCGCCGCGACCTCCCGCTGGAGCCGCCGGACCTGTCGGTCCTCCACATCCTGGCGAACCTGGCGGCCGTCTCGCTGCACACCGGCGACCTGTACCGGACGGGTCTGGCCCAGCAGCGCCGGGCCCAACAGCTGTTCGACGAGGTCTCCGAGCAGTCGCGCACGCTGTCGTTGCGCACGGAGGAGCTCCGCGCGGCCGAGCAGCGGCTGAGGGTGGCCGACCAGAGGGAGCTGCTGGAGAGGGAGCGCCGCCGCATCGCCCTCGAGCTCCACGACAGCGTGGCCCAGACCGTGCTGAGTGCGGGCTTGGTCGTCGAGGTGCTGCGCGGCGAGTTCGGCTGCGGAGCGGGACCACGTGGCCCGGTCGTCCCGGAGCTGGACCGCGCGCGGGACCTGATGGCGAAGGCGACCGAGCAGCTGCGGTCGGTCATCTACGCCCTGCACCACGAGCGGGTCGCCGAGGACGTGGCCAGCCTGCCCGAGCTCCTGGCCGAGGTCGCTGCCCAGCACCGGCCCCACCTCAGCGTGCGTCTGCGGCTCGAGGGCAGCCCCGTGCCCCTCGGTACGGCGGCCGAGCACGCCCTGGCGAGGACCGCCGGCGAGGCGCTCTTCAACGTCGCCATGCACGCCAACGCCGCACGGGCACTGGTGCGCCTGCGCTACCTCGAGGACTCCGTCGTGCTGCGGATCAGCGACGACGGCGACGGTGACCCGGCGGCCATGCGACGCACCATGCGACTCGCTCGCCGGGGTGCCGCGGACGGACGCCACCGCGGCCTCGTCGGCATGGCCCTGCGTGCGGAGGGGCTGGGAGGGAGCCTGTCGATCAGGCGCTCCCGTGCCGGTGGCGTCGCGATCGAGTCCCGGGTTCCGTTGTCCGGCGCCGTCCAGGGCGCCGTCCCTGCCTTCGAGGAGACGAACACATGA
- a CDS encoding iron-containing alcohol dehydrogenase: MLTLPAPPTAAARDDRRLLKFHVPEMVFGLGSLAEAGFCAGRLGARRPFVVTDPGIIEAGWVIELLGHLCDVGLDPQVWAHVSPNPKDHEIAAAHEAYVEQGADVIVGIGGGSVLDAAKGVAILSGNGGSILDYAGVDLVTRPIPPLLMIPTTAGTGSDVSQFCIVTDTVNAVKTTIMGRSLVPDISVTDPRLLSTMPHDLAAATGLDALTHAVESFVSLGHNPLADGHALSAARLVGKALRRNVEAPGDECARLWMAQASLEAGLAFSNSILGATHAMSHQVGGLFDLPHGVVNGVLLPHVIRFNAEVVPERFAMLADAMGLAVQGMPDREAAELLAEYVQDLAESVGAPRCLGALGVTDADVDRMSVTATRDACLATNPRPADQDDIAGIFRESL, from the coding sequence GTGCTCACGCTGCCCGCACCGCCGACTGCCGCCGCCCGCGACGACCGCCGACTGCTCAAGTTCCACGTGCCGGAGATGGTGTTCGGGCTCGGGTCGCTGGCCGAGGCGGGATTCTGCGCCGGCCGTCTCGGCGCGCGACGGCCGTTCGTGGTCACCGACCCCGGCATCATCGAGGCCGGTTGGGTGATCGAGCTCCTCGGTCACCTGTGCGACGTCGGCCTCGACCCCCAGGTGTGGGCGCACGTCAGCCCGAACCCGAAGGACCACGAGATCGCCGCGGCCCACGAGGCCTACGTCGAGCAGGGCGCCGACGTCATCGTGGGCATCGGGGGCGGGTCGGTCCTGGACGCCGCCAAGGGCGTCGCGATCCTCAGCGGCAACGGGGGATCGATCCTCGACTACGCGGGTGTCGACCTGGTGACGCGACCCATCCCGCCGCTGCTGATGATCCCCACGACCGCCGGCACCGGGTCCGACGTCTCGCAGTTCTGCATCGTCACCGACACCGTCAACGCGGTGAAGACGACGATCATGGGCAGGTCGCTGGTGCCGGACATCTCCGTCACCGATCCGCGACTGCTCAGCACCATGCCGCACGACCTCGCCGCTGCGACGGGTCTCGACGCGCTCACCCATGCCGTGGAGTCCTTCGTCTCGCTGGGCCACAACCCCCTCGCCGACGGACATGCACTGTCGGCGGCGCGCCTGGTCGGCAAGGCCCTGCGCCGCAACGTCGAGGCGCCGGGCGACGAATGCGCGCGGCTGTGGATGGCCCAGGCCAGCCTCGAGGCGGGTCTCGCCTTCTCCAACAGCATCCTCGGCGCGACGCACGCGATGAGCCACCAGGTCGGTGGGCTCTTCGACCTGCCCCACGGCGTCGTCAACGGCGTGCTGCTGCCGCACGTCATCCGGTTCAACGCCGAGGTCGTGCCGGAGCGGTTCGCCATGCTCGCCGATGCGATGGGCCTCGCGGTGCAGGGCATGCCCGACCGTGAAGCGGCGGAGCTCCTGGCCGAGTACGTGCAGGACCTGGCGGAGTCGGTCGGCGCTCCCCGGTGTCTCGGCGCGCTGGGCGTCACCGACGCCGACGTGGACCGCATGTCCGTGACGGCGACGCGGGATGCGTGTCTCGCGACCAACCCGCGCCCGGCCGACCAGGACGACATCGCAGGCATCTTCCGCGAGTCGTTGTGA
- a CDS encoding HoxN/HupN/NixA family nickel/cobalt transporter — translation MTTVTLAAPTGPRLGREERRNLVRTLGFVLFLHLLGWGLLVLVVAPRHYDVGGGVLGVGLGLTAYTLGMRHAFDADHIAAIDNTTRKLIGEGQRPVSVGFWFSLGHSSVVFVMVMGITLGVRALARGVEDEDSTLLRVAGVWGPSVSGVFLLAVGLVNLVALVGIVKVVASMRRGHFDEAELERQLQARGVLNRLLGRVNRAVRKPWHMYPIGFLFGLGFDTVTEIGLLVIAGGAAAASLPWWAVITLPVLFAAGMSLLDTLDGAFMNIAYGWALSRPVRKTYYNLVVTALSVAVAMTIGGATLGAMLGERVGGPWLVFTRVDLEYVGYAIVLLFVVAWGVSTAVWRLGRVEERWGRRLEGPAAVGRPVTRATTLQP, via the coding sequence ATGACCACCGTCACGCTCGCTGCGCCGACCGGTCCGCGTCTGGGCCGTGAGGAGAGGCGCAACCTCGTCAGGACGCTCGGCTTCGTGCTCTTCCTCCACCTGCTCGGCTGGGGCCTGCTGGTGCTCGTGGTGGCTCCACGTCACTACGACGTCGGCGGCGGCGTCCTCGGCGTCGGGCTGGGGCTCACGGCGTACACGCTGGGCATGCGTCACGCGTTCGACGCCGACCACATCGCCGCGATCGACAACACCACGCGCAAGCTGATCGGCGAGGGCCAGCGGCCGGTGAGCGTCGGCTTCTGGTTCAGCCTCGGGCACAGCTCGGTGGTGTTCGTCATGGTCATGGGGATCACGCTCGGCGTCCGCGCGCTCGCCCGCGGCGTGGAGGACGAGGACTCCACGCTCCTGCGGGTGGCGGGCGTGTGGGGCCCGAGCGTGAGCGGGGTCTTCCTGCTCGCGGTCGGGCTGGTCAACCTCGTGGCCCTGGTCGGCATCGTCAAGGTCGTCGCGTCGATGCGCCGGGGCCACTTCGACGAGGCCGAGCTCGAGCGGCAGCTGCAGGCGAGGGGAGTCCTCAACCGCCTCCTCGGCCGGGTCAACCGTGCGGTCCGCAAGCCGTGGCACATGTACCCGATCGGGTTCTTGTTCGGGCTCGGCTTCGACACCGTCACCGAGATCGGCCTGCTCGTGATCGCCGGCGGCGCGGCCGCTGCGAGCCTGCCGTGGTGGGCCGTGATCACCCTTCCGGTGCTGTTCGCGGCCGGCATGTCCTTGCTGGACACCCTCGACGGCGCCTTCATGAACATCGCCTACGGCTGGGCGCTCTCGCGACCCGTGCGCAAGACCTACTACAACCTCGTCGTGACGGCTCTCTCCGTGGCCGTCGCGATGACCATCGGTGGTGCGACGCTGGGCGCGATGCTCGGCGAGCGGGTCGGCGGGCCCTGGCTGGTCTTCACCCGGGTGGACCTCGAGTACGTCGGCTACGCGATCGTGCTGCTCTTCGTGGTCGCCTGGGGCGTCTCGACGGCGGTGTGGAGGCTCGGCCGCGTCGAGGAGCGGTGGGGGAGGCGGCTGGAGGGTCCGGCCGCCGTCGGCCGGCCGGTGACGCGTGCAACCACATTGCAACCTTGA
- a CDS encoding GAF domain-containing protein, with product MEAGMRAEVAASWHRSAAAGVPADEATAPITLGDGDLRSVRAQHPLARVFPLLDDVLGQAARDCDATMAVADEAGQLLWVCGSGAALRRAESIGFVEGSNWDERLAGTNAPGLALRLDQPSSVVRGEHFRHAVRGWSCAAAPIHDPASSRLLGVLDVTGGDEIVVPQTMALVRATVRLAEAELARDRLVARDPAEHPGRPAVRIEALGRNDALLSVDDDRGHTGRMRLSPRHSELVLLLASAPRGLSGDELSVLVYEDEGGSSTLRAELNRLRHLLGETFFGSRPYRLLSEVSGDWLAVEALLASGDVAGAVRAFRGPLLPRSNAPGVVRLREALTAQLRAAVLHAGQPDLMSSWTRSAWGADDYEMWTRQRDLLPPGSPLWALASGQLARLDDEFAG from the coding sequence ATGGAGGCCGGCATGCGGGCAGAGGTGGCTGCGTCCTGGCACCGGTCCGCGGCAGCAGGCGTGCCCGCCGACGAGGCCACGGCGCCGATCACGCTCGGCGACGGGGACCTGCGCTCGGTCCGGGCCCAGCACCCGCTCGCCCGGGTCTTTCCCCTGCTCGACGACGTCCTCGGCCAGGCGGCGCGGGACTGCGACGCGACGATGGCCGTGGCCGACGAGGCCGGCCAGCTGCTCTGGGTCTGCGGATCGGGCGCCGCCCTGCGCAGGGCCGAGTCGATCGGCTTCGTCGAGGGCAGCAACTGGGACGAGCGCCTGGCAGGCACCAACGCCCCCGGCCTGGCCCTCCGCCTCGACCAGCCCAGCAGCGTGGTTCGCGGTGAGCACTTCCGCCATGCGGTGCGCGGGTGGAGCTGCGCAGCCGCCCCCATCCACGACCCGGCGAGCTCCCGCCTCCTCGGGGTCCTCGACGTCACCGGCGGCGACGAGATCGTCGTCCCCCAGACCATGGCGCTCGTGCGCGCCACGGTCCGTCTCGCCGAGGCCGAGCTGGCTCGCGACCGCCTCGTCGCCCGCGACCCCGCCGAGCACCCGGGCCGCCCGGCGGTCCGGATCGAGGCACTCGGTCGCAACGACGCGCTGCTGAGCGTCGACGACGACCGCGGGCACACCGGGCGGATGCGGCTGTCCCCCCGCCACAGCGAGCTGGTGCTGCTGCTCGCCAGCGCCCCGCGCGGGCTGTCCGGCGACGAGCTGAGTGTGCTGGTCTACGAGGACGAGGGCGGCTCCTCGACCCTGCGCGCAGAGCTGAACCGGCTGCGCCACCTCCTCGGCGAGACCTTCTTCGGCTCCCGGCCCTACCGCCTGCTGTCGGAGGTGAGCGGCGACTGGCTCGCGGTCGAGGCCCTGCTCGCGTCCGGGGACGTCGCAGGCGCGGTGCGTGCGTTCCGCGGGCCACTCCTGCCGCGCTCGAACGCACCCGGGGTGGTCCGCCTCCGCGAGGCCCTCACCGCGCAGCTGCGCGCCGCCGTGCTGCACGCGGGCCAGCCCGACCTGATGTCGTCGTGGACCCGGTCGGCATGGGGCGCCGACGACTACGAGATGTGGACACGGCAACGCGACCTGCTGCCTCCCGGGTCTCCACTGTGGGCCCTCGCCAGCGGCCAGCTGGCCCGGCTCGACGACGAGTTCGCCGGCTGA
- the exaC gene encoding acetaldehyde dehydrogenase ExaC, whose translation MTIYAAPGQPDSLVAVQSRYGHYIGGEWVAPAKGQYFENISPVNGKPFTEIARGTEEDIEAALDAAHAAFPAWKKTSTTERANLLNKIADRLEENLEAIAVAESYDNGKPVRETLAADIPLTIDHFRYFASAIRAQEGTAGELDENTVAYHFHEPLGVVGQIIPWNFPILMAAWKLAPALAAGNCVVLKPAEQTPWSILKVMELIGDLLPAGVLNVVNGFGVEAGKPLATSSRIAKVAFTGETTTGRLIMQYAAENIIPVTLELGGKSPNIFFDSVATEKDAFYDKAQEGFTLFALNQGEVCTCPSRALIQDSIYDEFLADAVVRTEKIVQGNPLDTTTMIGAQASLDQLEKILSYIEIGKAEGAKVLTGGERNVLEGDLAGGYYVKPTIFEGHNKMRIFQEEIFGPVVSVARFADEAEALETANDTLYGLGAGVWSREGSQAYRAGREIEAGRVWTNCYHLYPAGAAFGGYKQSGIGRETHKMMLDHYQQTKNLLVSYSPDALGFF comes from the coding sequence ATGACCATCTACGCAGCCCCGGGCCAGCCCGACTCGCTCGTCGCCGTCCAGAGCCGCTACGGCCACTACATCGGCGGCGAGTGGGTGGCCCCGGCCAAGGGCCAGTACTTCGAGAACATCTCACCGGTCAACGGCAAGCCGTTCACCGAGATCGCACGCGGCACCGAGGAGGACATCGAGGCCGCGCTCGACGCCGCGCACGCGGCGTTCCCCGCCTGGAAGAAGACCTCGACCACCGAGCGCGCGAACCTGCTCAACAAGATCGCCGACCGCCTCGAGGAGAACCTGGAGGCGATCGCGGTCGCCGAGTCCTACGACAACGGCAAGCCGGTGCGCGAGACCCTCGCCGCCGACATCCCCCTGACCATCGACCACTTCCGCTACTTCGCGAGCGCCATCCGCGCCCAGGAGGGCACGGCCGGCGAGCTGGACGAGAACACCGTCGCCTACCACTTCCACGAGCCGCTGGGAGTGGTCGGCCAGATCATCCCGTGGAACTTCCCGATCCTGATGGCCGCCTGGAAGCTGGCCCCCGCCCTGGCCGCCGGCAACTGCGTGGTGCTCAAGCCGGCCGAGCAGACCCCTTGGTCGATCCTCAAGGTCATGGAGCTCATCGGCGACCTGCTGCCGGCCGGCGTGCTCAACGTCGTCAACGGCTTCGGCGTCGAGGCCGGCAAGCCGCTCGCGACCTCGAGCCGGATCGCCAAGGTCGCGTTCACCGGCGAGACCACCACCGGCCGGCTGATCATGCAGTACGCCGCGGAGAACATCATCCCGGTCACGCTCGAGCTCGGCGGCAAGTCGCCCAACATCTTCTTCGACTCGGTCGCCACCGAGAAGGACGCCTTCTACGACAAGGCGCAGGAGGGCTTCACGCTCTTCGCCCTCAACCAGGGCGAGGTCTGCACCTGCCCGTCGCGCGCCCTGATCCAGGACTCGATCTACGACGAGTTCCTCGCCGACGCGGTCGTGCGCACCGAGAAGATCGTGCAGGGCAACCCGCTCGACACCACGACCATGATCGGCGCCCAGGCCTCCCTGGACCAGCTCGAGAAGATCCTGTCCTACATCGAGATCGGCAAGGCCGAGGGCGCGAAGGTGCTCACCGGCGGTGAGCGCAACGTCCTCGAGGGCGACCTCGCCGGCGGCTACTACGTGAAGCCGACGATCTTCGAGGGTCACAACAAGATGCGGATCTTCCAGGAGGAGATCTTCGGCCCGGTCGTCTCGGTGGCGCGCTTCGCCGACGAGGCCGAGGCTCTCGAGACCGCGAACGACACCCTCTACGGCCTCGGTGCGGGCGTGTGGTCGCGGGAGGGCTCGCAGGCCTACCGTGCCGGCCGCGAGATCGAGGCGGGTCGGGTCTGGACGAACTGCTACCACCTCTACCCGGCAGGTGCCGCGTTCGGCGGCTACAAGCAGTCCGGCATCGGGCGCGAGACCCACAAGATGATGCTCGACCACTACCAGCAGACGAAGAACCTCCTGGTGTCGTACTCCCCCGACGCCCTCGGCTTCTTCTGA
- a CDS encoding DUF779 domain-containing protein produces the protein MPSLPHRVDLTGEAADLLRSLTTEHGPVMFHQSGGCCDGSAPMCYPDGEFRIGNADIHLGDLDIGLDRDVPVWMSKAQFEYWKHTHLTIDVVKGRGAGFSLEAPHGVRFLIRSRLFTDEEHAALEAAAARG, from the coding sequence ATGCCCTCCCTTCCGCACCGGGTCGACCTCACCGGTGAGGCTGCGGACCTGCTCCGCAGCCTCACCACCGAGCACGGCCCCGTCATGTTCCACCAGTCCGGCGGCTGCTGCGACGGGTCGGCACCCATGTGCTACCCCGACGGCGAGTTCCGCATTGGCAACGCCGACATCCATCTCGGCGACCTCGACATCGGCCTGGACCGGGATGTCCCGGTCTGGATGTCGAAGGCCCAGTTCGAGTACTGGAAGCACACCCACCTCACGATCGACGTCGTGAAGGGCCGCGGCGCCGGCTTCTCCCTGGAGGCGCCGCACGGCGTGCGCTTCCTGATCCGCTCACGCCTGTTCACCGACGAGGAGCACGCGGCGCTGGAGGCCGCCGCGGCCCGCGGCTGA
- a CDS encoding carboxyl transferase domain-containing protein, translated as MSTVLSAGDYIAALVDEGSFESWDTEPKQPAEASADYLAELTAAALHSGADEAVVTGAARIGGRPVVVLVSEFGFLGGSIGVAAAERLVTAITRATALGRPIVAAPASGGTRMQEGTPAFVRMAAIAAAIRAHKDAGLLYAAHLRHPTTGGTMASWGGLGQVTWAEPGALTGFLGPKVYRGLHGVDFPREVQRAENLHRVGLVDRVAAVGEVRWEVSMLIDLVASPVRRCAGLPPTSVGEEPVAGLGGAGDVWASVSATRAPQRPALAEFLAVAAPEFLPLNGTGAGEQESSVVVALARVAGASCVLIGQDRAAQAAGVRLGPAGLRQARRGLRLARELRLPVLTVVDTPGADLSREAEEGGLAFEIARCLEELTTHPHPTVCVLLGEGTGGAALALFPARHVIATGCSWLSPLPPEGASLIRYGVADRAAELARTQRIGAYDLNATGDVHVVAPVVGPDVSSAYPAVVEEIGRHLAR; from the coding sequence ATGAGCACCGTCCTGTCCGCCGGCGACTACATCGCCGCGCTGGTCGACGAGGGTTCCTTCGAGAGCTGGGACACCGAGCCGAAGCAGCCCGCGGAGGCGTCGGCGGACTACCTCGCCGAGCTGACCGCCGCGGCCCTGCACAGCGGCGCCGACGAGGCGGTCGTCACGGGGGCGGCCCGGATCGGTGGTCGACCGGTCGTCGTCCTGGTGTCCGAGTTCGGCTTCCTCGGCGGCTCCATCGGCGTCGCGGCTGCCGAGCGTCTCGTCACCGCCATCACCCGGGCGACGGCACTGGGCCGCCCGATCGTCGCGGCGCCGGCCTCAGGGGGGACCCGCATGCAGGAGGGCACGCCCGCCTTCGTCCGGATGGCAGCCATCGCCGCCGCGATCCGGGCACACAAGGACGCCGGCCTGCTGTACGCCGCGCACCTGCGGCACCCCACGACCGGTGGGACGATGGCGTCCTGGGGCGGACTGGGTCAGGTCACCTGGGCGGAGCCCGGCGCGCTGACCGGGTTCCTCGGCCCCAAGGTCTACCGCGGGCTCCACGGCGTCGACTTCCCGCGCGAGGTCCAGCGGGCCGAGAACCTGCACCGGGTCGGCCTCGTCGACCGGGTCGCCGCCGTGGGCGAGGTGCGCTGGGAGGTGTCGATGCTGATCGACCTGGTCGCGTCGCCCGTGCGGCGGTGTGCCGGGCTCCCTCCGACCTCCGTCGGCGAAGAGCCCGTCGCGGGCCTCGGTGGTGCTGGCGACGTGTGGGCCTCCGTGTCGGCGACCCGTGCGCCCCAGCGGCCCGCGCTGGCCGAGTTCCTCGCCGTGGCCGCACCCGAGTTCCTGCCGCTGAACGGCACGGGTGCCGGGGAGCAGGAGAGCAGCGTCGTGGTGGCGCTGGCTCGGGTCGCAGGTGCCTCCTGCGTGCTGATCGGCCAGGACCGGGCCGCGCAGGCGGCCGGTGTTCGGCTCGGCCCGGCCGGGCTGCGCCAGGCGCGCCGCGGGCTCCGCCTCGCGCGCGAGCTGCGGCTTCCCGTCCTCACCGTCGTGGACACCCCCGGTGCCGACCTGTCGCGCGAGGCGGAGGAGGGTGGTCTCGCCTTCGAGATCGCGCGCTGCCTCGAGGAGCTCACCACCCACCCCCACCCGACGGTGTGCGTCCTGCTCGGAGAAGGAACCGGCGGCGCCGCCCTCGCGCTGTTCCCGGCCCGGCACGTGATCGCCACCGGCTGCTCCTGGCTCTCCCCGCTGCCGCCCGAGGGTGCGAGCCTCATCCGGTACGGCGTCGCCGACCGTGCTGCCGAGCTCGCCCGCACCCAGCGGATCGGTGCGTACGACCTCAACGCGACCGGTGACGTCCACGTCGTCGCGCCGGTCGTGGGCCCGGATGTCTCCTCCGCCTACCCGGCCGTCGTCGAGGAGATCGGACGGCACCTGGCTCGATGA
- a CDS encoding CoA transferase yields the protein MNGAFGLLAALHDRERTGRGRVVRTSLLASVVGIHGFQGTRTTIAGQVPRAIGNQHPSIAPYGLFRTADAPVQVAVGSEGLWASFAPLVGVAVDDPRFARNGDRVERREELRELIEKAFGTRSSEDVLTALERAGIPAGKVRTLDDVYAWEQTRSQGLVIGVDHPVFGRLELPGPVLRFDDNTYAGGRKDHVAPPVLDQHRQQLLDWLDAREAVR from the coding sequence ATGAACGGAGCCTTCGGTCTGCTCGCGGCACTGCATGACCGCGAGCGCACGGGCCGAGGTCGCGTGGTCCGCACGAGCCTGCTCGCCTCGGTGGTCGGCATCCACGGCTTCCAGGGCACCCGGACGACGATCGCCGGGCAGGTCCCGCGGGCCATCGGCAACCAGCACCCCTCGATCGCGCCGTACGGCCTGTTCCGCACGGCGGACGCCCCGGTCCAGGTCGCCGTGGGGAGCGAGGGACTGTGGGCCTCGTTCGCGCCGCTCGTGGGCGTGGCCGTCGACGACCCCCGCTTCGCACGCAACGGCGACCGGGTGGAGCGACGTGAGGAGCTCCGCGAGCTGATCGAGAAGGCCTTCGGCACCAGGTCGAGCGAGGACGTCCTCACGGCCCTCGAACGTGCGGGCATCCCGGCCGGCAAGGTCCGCACCCTCGACGACGTCTACGCGTGGGAGCAGACCCGTTCGCAGGGCCTGGTCATCGGCGTCGACCACCCCGTGTTCGGCAGGCTCGAGCTTCCCGGACCGGTCCTGCGCTTCGACGACAACACCTACGCCGGTGGCCGCAAGGACCACGTCGCACCGCCCGTGCTCGACCAGCACCGCCAGCAGCTGCTCGACTGGCTCGACGCGAGGGAGGCGGTGCGATGA